One Actinospica robiniae DSM 44927 genomic region harbors:
- a CDS encoding polyprenyl synthetase family protein, with amino-acid sequence MSETQGGTDTLTQGTEADLPVAERGAAEILADIKQLVDPQLERRLDALHPTMRGIGRYHFGWQDASGAPDPTGSGGKALRPALAVLGARAVGAAGDEPEVLDAACAVELIHNFSLLHDDIMDGDRTRRHRPTAWTVYGVDQTLLAGCALQTLAFQVLTERSPHAVASLAASVQVLIAGQSEDLDLAGNDAATVDQCLEMESGKTASLLAASASLGAHAYGADPERVRLLSEYGHHLGMAFQLVDDLLGIWGETGTTGKPVAADLYARKRSAPVVAALTAGSPASERLRRVLSSEGDLSDADLVLAADLVEQAGGRSWTQDRADLHTREALARLDRLAPHPRALADLGEVTRFLLSRTW; translated from the coding sequence GTGAGCGAGACGCAAGGCGGTACGGACACCCTCACGCAGGGAACCGAGGCGGACCTCCCGGTGGCCGAGCGCGGCGCCGCCGAGATCCTGGCCGACATCAAGCAGCTGGTGGACCCGCAGCTGGAGCGACGGCTCGACGCCCTGCACCCGACCATGCGCGGCATCGGCCGCTACCACTTCGGCTGGCAGGACGCCTCCGGCGCGCCGGATCCGACCGGCTCGGGCGGCAAGGCGCTGCGCCCGGCCCTGGCCGTGCTCGGCGCCCGCGCGGTGGGCGCGGCCGGCGACGAGCCGGAGGTGCTCGACGCGGCCTGCGCGGTGGAGCTGATCCACAACTTCTCGCTCCTGCACGACGACATCATGGACGGCGACCGCACCCGGCGGCACCGGCCCACCGCGTGGACCGTCTACGGCGTGGACCAGACGCTGCTGGCCGGCTGCGCCCTGCAGACCCTCGCCTTCCAGGTGCTCACCGAGCGCAGCCCGCACGCGGTGGCCTCGCTGGCCGCCTCGGTGCAGGTGCTGATCGCCGGTCAGAGCGAGGACCTCGACCTGGCCGGGAACGACGCGGCCACGGTGGATCAGTGCCTGGAGATGGAGTCCGGCAAGACCGCGAGCCTGCTGGCCGCCAGCGCCTCGCTCGGCGCGCACGCGTACGGCGCCGACCCCGAGCGGGTGCGGCTGCTCTCCGAGTACGGCCACCACCTCGGCATGGCCTTCCAGCTCGTCGACGACCTGCTCGGCATCTGGGGCGAAACGGGCACGACCGGCAAGCCGGTGGCCGCGGACCTCTACGCCCGCAAGCGTTCCGCGCCCGTCGTCGCGGCCCTCACGGCGGGCAGCCCGGCGAGCGAGCGGCTGCGCCGGGTGCTCTCCTCCGAAGGCGACCTGAGCGATGCCGATCTTGTCCTCGCGGCCGACCTCGTCGAGCAAGCGGGGGGCCGTTCTTGGACCCAGGACCGCGCCGACCTGCACACTCGTGAGGCCTTAGCTCGCTTGGACCGTTTGGCGCCGCACCCCCGCGCGCTCGCCGATCTCGGTGAAGTCACCAGGTTTCTTCTCTCCCGGACGTGGTAA
- the hpnE gene encoding hydroxysqualene dehydroxylase HpnE: MSPAQPARPAAADAPTALVVGGGLAGISAALVLAERGWQVTVAEARPRLGGRATSYRRGELVVDNGQHVFLRCCTAYRGLLERLGAGPETGLTVLQDRLDIPLRSPEGRSARLKRTNAPAPIHLAGALAGYGLLPIRDRMGLGRAAMAIRRTDPADPRTDAQGFGGFLRKQGQSRTAIDRLWSVISTATLNIDPDEASLALAAKVFRTGLLEDTGGADLGYAAVPLGEIHDVRARKALAAAGVSVRDATKVLSVDADRTVRLRGRDEAQETLRPDAVILAVPHDAAAALLPAELPAPFAALGHSPILNVHLRYDRPVLDGPFVAGVDSPAQWIFDRTGPSGLPGAGRYVAVTVSAAERWIEQPVAELRPLFETELARLLPKARGAQVEEFFVTREKHATFRQAAGSARLRPGPDTAAPGVLLAGAWTATGWPDTMESAVRSGINAARVAQEQWKKANGHRTGARA; encoded by the coding sequence ATGAGCCCGGCACAGCCCGCGCGGCCCGCCGCCGCGGACGCGCCCACCGCCCTGGTGGTGGGCGGCGGCCTGGCCGGGATCTCCGCGGCCCTGGTCCTGGCCGAACGCGGCTGGCAGGTGACCGTGGCCGAGGCGCGGCCCCGGCTCGGCGGCCGGGCCACCTCGTACCGGCGCGGCGAGCTGGTCGTGGACAACGGCCAGCACGTGTTCCTGCGCTGCTGCACCGCCTACCGCGGCCTGCTCGAGCGGCTCGGCGCCGGTCCGGAGACCGGCCTGACGGTGCTTCAGGACCGGCTGGACATCCCGCTGCGCTCCCCCGAGGGCCGCTCGGCCCGGCTCAAGCGCACCAACGCCCCCGCGCCGATACACCTGGCCGGCGCGCTGGCCGGGTACGGCCTGCTGCCGATACGGGACCGGATGGGCCTGGGCCGCGCGGCCATGGCGATCCGGCGCACCGACCCGGCCGACCCGCGGACGGACGCGCAGGGCTTCGGCGGCTTCCTGCGCAAGCAGGGCCAGAGCCGGACCGCGATCGACCGGCTCTGGTCGGTGATCAGCACCGCGACCCTCAACATCGATCCCGACGAGGCGTCACTCGCCTTGGCCGCCAAGGTCTTCCGCACCGGCCTGCTCGAGGACACCGGCGGAGCCGACCTGGGCTACGCCGCCGTGCCGCTCGGCGAGATCCACGACGTGCGGGCGCGCAAGGCGCTGGCCGCCGCGGGCGTGAGCGTGCGCGACGCGACGAAGGTGCTCTCCGTGGACGCCGACCGCACCGTGCGGCTGCGCGGCCGGGACGAGGCCCAGGAGACCCTGCGGCCGGACGCGGTGATCCTCGCCGTGCCGCACGACGCGGCCGCCGCGCTGCTGCCGGCCGAGCTGCCCGCCCCGTTCGCCGCGCTCGGTCACAGCCCGATCCTGAACGTGCACCTGCGCTACGACCGTCCGGTGCTCGACGGCCCGTTCGTCGCCGGCGTCGACTCCCCGGCGCAGTGGATCTTCGACCGGACCGGCCCGAGCGGCCTGCCCGGAGCCGGCCGCTACGTCGCGGTCACCGTCTCCGCCGCCGAGCGCTGGATCGAGCAGCCGGTGGCCGAACTGCGCCCGCTGTTCGAGACCGAACTCGCCCGTCTGCTGCCCAAGGCCCGTGGCGCGCAGGTGGAGGAGTTCTTCGTCACCCGGGAGAAGCACGCGACGTTCCGGCAGGCCGCGGGCAGCGCACGGCTGCGTCCGGGGCCGGATACGGCGGCGCCGGGGGTGCTGCTAGCCGGCGCGTGGACCGCCACCGGATGGCCGGACACGATGGAGAGCGCGGTGCGCAGCGGGATTAACGCGGCCCGGGTTGCGCAAGAACAGTGGAAGAAAGCCAACGGGCATCGGACGGGAGCACGGGCGTGA
- a CDS encoding phytoene/squalene synthase family protein translates to MTSSTELAAAYASCEQIVGSQAKNFSYGIRLLPGPKRRALSAIYAFARRVDDIGDGDLPMDQKLAGLAETRRQAEDPERFPEDPVLVALADAARRYPLDLGCFGELVDGCEMDQVGTKYRTWDELSLYCRNVAGSIGRLSLAVFDPPALHQDPKPTEELADRLGLALQLTNILRDVREDLQGGRVYLPQETLEQHECELVLREDGTLDPQEGRLAAALRFEAKRAEALYAEGLGLLPLLDWRSRGCCGALSGIYHALLGRIAADPQATFGARMSVPTSTKLAVAVRALAPRPGAARAAERASR, encoded by the coding sequence GTGACCAGCAGTACAGAGCTTGCAGCTGCCTATGCATCGTGCGAGCAGATCGTCGGAAGCCAGGCGAAGAACTTCTCCTACGGCATCAGGCTCCTACCCGGACCCAAACGGCGAGCGCTCTCGGCGATCTACGCGTTCGCCCGAAGGGTGGACGATATCGGCGACGGCGACCTGCCGATGGATCAGAAGCTGGCGGGGCTGGCCGAGACCCGGCGGCAGGCGGAGGATCCCGAGCGCTTCCCGGAGGATCCGGTGCTGGTCGCGCTCGCGGACGCGGCGCGGCGCTATCCGCTGGACCTCGGCTGCTTCGGCGAACTCGTCGACGGCTGCGAGATGGACCAGGTGGGGACCAAGTACCGGACCTGGGACGAACTCTCGCTCTACTGCCGCAACGTGGCCGGGTCGATCGGACGGCTGTCCCTGGCGGTGTTCGATCCACCGGCGCTGCACCAGGATCCCAAGCCCACCGAGGAGCTCGCGGACCGGCTCGGGCTGGCCCTGCAGCTGACCAACATCCTGCGCGACGTGCGCGAGGACCTGCAGGGCGGCCGCGTCTACCTGCCGCAGGAGACGCTCGAGCAGCACGAGTGCGAGCTCGTGCTGCGCGAGGACGGGACGCTCGATCCGCAGGAGGGCCGGCTGGCCGCGGCGCTGCGCTTCGAGGCGAAGCGCGCCGAGGCGCTCTACGCCGAGGGCCTCGGCCTGCTGCCGCTGCTGGACTGGCGCTCACGCGGCTGCTGCGGAGCGCTCTCGGGCATCTACCACGCGCTGCTCGGCCGAATCGCGGCCGATCCGCAGGCCACGTTCGGAGCCCGGATGTCCGTGCCGACCTCGACGAAGCTCGCGGTCGCGGTCCGCGCGCTCGCGCCCCGGCCGGGCGCGGCCCGAGCGGCCGAGCGCGCGAGCCGATGA
- the hpnC gene encoding squalene synthase HpnC — MSTSSVPARTHVHLDEEDEVTTEPAVPKPVAARTDDPAYFAAKAAEQASAENFPVALRMLPRAVREDLAVFYVFARYVDDLGDELTGDRAAALAEVDADLGRLAAGGTPKLDPVRGLARITADGRVPIEPFHDLVAANLMDQYKTSYATFAELVAYCRLSANPVGRVVLHLAGQATPRNIAESDAVCTGLQIVEHIQDVAEDRGNGRIYLPREDLTAFGVREEELDFAHSDEDLKALLRWEAGRAAVMLSKGVPLTRRLRGWARPAVIGYVAGGRAALTALRKVDYDVLAGAPATTKQGVVRAALGVLAGRKR; from the coding sequence GTGAGCACGTCCTCCGTACCCGCGCGTACCCACGTCCACCTCGACGAAGAGGACGAAGTGACGACAGAACCGGCGGTGCCGAAGCCCGTGGCCGCGCGCACCGACGACCCGGCGTACTTCGCCGCGAAGGCGGCCGAGCAGGCCTCGGCCGAGAACTTCCCGGTCGCGCTGCGGATGCTGCCCCGCGCGGTGCGCGAGGACCTCGCGGTCTTCTACGTGTTCGCGCGGTACGTCGACGATCTCGGCGACGAGCTCACCGGGGACCGGGCCGCGGCGCTGGCCGAGGTGGACGCCGACCTCGGCCGGCTGGCCGCCGGCGGGACGCCGAAGCTCGACCCGGTGCGCGGCCTGGCCCGGATCACCGCGGACGGCCGGGTGCCGATCGAGCCGTTCCACGACCTGGTCGCGGCGAACCTGATGGACCAGTACAAGACCAGCTACGCGACCTTCGCCGAGCTGGTCGCGTACTGCCGGCTCTCGGCGAACCCGGTGGGCCGGGTGGTGCTGCACCTGGCCGGCCAGGCCACCCCGCGCAACATCGCCGAGTCGGACGCGGTGTGCACCGGCCTGCAGATCGTCGAGCACATCCAGGACGTGGCCGAGGACCGCGGCAACGGCCGGATCTACCTGCCGCGGGAGGACCTGACCGCGTTCGGCGTGCGCGAGGAGGAGCTCGACTTCGCGCACTCCGACGAGGATCTCAAGGCACTGCTGCGCTGGGAGGCGGGCCGGGCCGCGGTGATGCTGAGCAAGGGCGTGCCGCTGACCCGGCGGCTGCGCGGCTGGGCCCGGCCGGCCGTGATCGGCTACGTGGCCGGCGGCCGCGCGGCGCTGACCGCGTTGCGCAAGGTGGACTACGACGTCCTGGCCGGCGCCCCGGCGACGACCAAGCAGGGCGTGGTGCGCGCCGCCCTCGGCGTGCTGGCGGGGCGCAAGCGCTGA
- a CDS encoding aspartate aminotransferase family protein, with translation MNTGFDLGRLLDERTGEGHKLQGRMLNPQLPRMLHAIGFDRTYTRAQGAYLYDADGNDYLDFLAGFGVFGVGHNHPVVRSALHQVLDADLADMVQFDSPLLAGLLAEKLLARAPHLDRVYFGNSGTEAVEAAIKFARYATGRPRIVYCDHAFHGLTTGSLSVNGAAEFRDGFDPLLPDTRVPLGDLEALEAELRKGGVAALLIEPIQGKGVHQPAPGFLRAAHDLLKDHGALLICDEVQTGVGRTGRFFSYEYEDVQPDIVTVAKALSGGFVPVGATLAKDWIFEKVYSSMDRVLVHDSTFGSNAMAMAAGLATLQVMEDEALIENAERIGTLMRDQLTERLERYEMLAEVRGRGLMLGFEFGKPRSLKLKAGWNTLQAARKGLFAQMVVVPLFQRHRILTQVSGDHIDVIKLLPPLTIGEPEVERFLTAFDDVMRDAHRGTGLMWDFGRTLVSQAVRRG, from the coding sequence ATGAACACGGGCTTCGACCTCGGACGGCTGCTCGACGAGCGGACCGGGGAGGGCCACAAGCTGCAGGGGCGGATGCTCAACCCACAGCTGCCACGGATGCTGCACGCGATCGGCTTCGACCGCACCTATACCCGCGCGCAGGGGGCTTATCTCTATGACGCGGACGGCAACGACTACCTGGACTTCCTCGCCGGCTTCGGCGTGTTCGGAGTCGGGCACAACCACCCGGTGGTGCGCTCCGCGCTGCACCAGGTGCTGGACGCGGACCTCGCCGACATGGTCCAGTTCGACTCGCCGCTGCTGGCCGGCCTGCTCGCGGAGAAGCTGCTGGCCCGGGCGCCGCACCTGGACCGGGTCTACTTCGGCAACAGCGGCACCGAGGCGGTGGAGGCGGCGATCAAGTTCGCCCGCTACGCCACCGGCCGGCCGCGCATCGTGTACTGCGACCACGCGTTCCACGGGCTGACCACCGGCTCGCTCTCGGTCAACGGCGCGGCGGAGTTCCGCGACGGCTTCGACCCGCTGCTGCCGGACACCCGGGTGCCGCTCGGCGATCTCGAGGCGCTGGAGGCGGAGCTGCGCAAGGGCGGCGTGGCGGCGCTGCTGATCGAGCCGATCCAGGGCAAGGGCGTGCACCAGCCGGCGCCCGGCTTCCTGCGCGCGGCGCACGACCTGCTCAAGGACCACGGCGCGCTGCTGATCTGCGACGAGGTGCAGACCGGGGTGGGGCGTACCGGGCGGTTCTTCTCCTACGAGTACGAGGACGTGCAGCCGGACATCGTCACCGTGGCCAAGGCTCTGTCCGGCGGCTTCGTGCCGGTGGGCGCGACGCTGGCCAAGGACTGGATCTTCGAGAAGGTCTACTCCTCGATGGACCGGGTGCTGGTGCACGACTCCACCTTCGGCTCCAACGCCATGGCGATGGCGGCCGGCTTGGCCACGCTGCAGGTGATGGAGGACGAGGCGCTGATCGAGAACGCCGAGCGGATCGGCACCCTGATGCGCGATCAGCTGACCGAGCGGCTCGAGCGCTACGAGATGCTGGCCGAGGTACGCGGACGGGGCCTGATGCTCGGGTTCGAGTTCGGCAAGCCGCGCTCGCTCAAGCTCAAGGCCGGCTGGAACACCCTGCAGGCGGCCCGCAAGGGCCTGTTCGCGCAGATGGTGGTGGTACCGCTGTTCCAGCGTCACCGGATCCTGACGCAGGTCTCCGGCGACCACATCGACGTGATCAAACTGCTGCCGCCCTTGACGATCGGGGAGCCGGAGGTGGAACGTTTCCTCACCGCCTTCGACGACGTGATGCGCGACGCGCACCGGGGCACGGGCCTGATGTGGGACTTCGGGCGCACGCTGGTCTCGCAGGCGGTGCGGCGGGGGTGA
- a CDS encoding S1C family serine protease, whose product MTETPQHPATPNPQQPQAQQPQPGPSPQPPYPDGTWAQPAPDGASAFEQPAMVTAQTGEYVWGAGADPQYGGGGGGQLPPVPPEFAAHGGKRRRGPVKLGLGLVVAIAVVAAGVGGVSGAVFDHNYSQTAASAVNVVTGSNSSDSTTTVGAVAKTVLPSVVKITETTNSAEGIGSGIVVSSNGYIVTNNHVVADYASEGGKLTVTTYDDKTYDAKVVGYIAADDIAVIQVEGGSNWKAAAFADSGQVQVGDQTIAIGSPDDLQNTVTSGIVSALNRTVSVTESTTEGQGFSGNGGFPGFNWGQSESTVTYSAIQTDASINPGNSGGPLLDSSGQVIGMNSSIYSSSSSSSSSSSGSVGLGFAIPSDKVVQDVKKIEAGQGDSSSNSNSDSNSNSNSNYGTY is encoded by the coding sequence ATGACCGAGACGCCGCAGCACCCCGCCACGCCGAACCCGCAGCAGCCGCAGGCGCAGCAGCCCCAGCCGGGCCCCTCGCCGCAGCCGCCGTACCCCGACGGCACCTGGGCCCAGCCGGCCCCGGACGGTGCCTCGGCCTTCGAGCAGCCCGCCATGGTCACGGCCCAGACCGGGGAATACGTCTGGGGCGCGGGGGCCGACCCGCAGTACGGCGGCGGTGGCGGCGGCCAGCTCCCGCCCGTGCCGCCGGAGTTCGCGGCGCACGGCGGCAAGCGCCGGCGCGGCCCGGTCAAGCTCGGCCTCGGCCTGGTCGTCGCGATCGCCGTGGTGGCCGCGGGCGTCGGCGGCGTCTCCGGCGCGGTCTTCGACCACAACTACAGCCAGACGGCGGCCTCGGCGGTGAACGTGGTCACCGGCTCAAACAGCTCCGACTCGACCACCACGGTGGGCGCGGTGGCCAAGACCGTGCTGCCGAGTGTGGTGAAGATCACGGAGACCACCAACAGCGCCGAGGGCATCGGCTCGGGCATCGTCGTCTCCAGCAACGGCTACATCGTGACCAACAACCACGTCGTCGCCGACTACGCCTCCGAGGGCGGCAAGCTCACGGTCACCACGTACGACGACAAGACCTACGACGCCAAGGTCGTCGGCTACATCGCCGCCGACGACATCGCGGTCATCCAGGTCGAGGGCGGTTCGAACTGGAAGGCGGCCGCCTTCGCCGACTCCGGCCAGGTGCAGGTGGGCGACCAGACCATCGCCATCGGCTCCCCGGACGACCTGCAGAACACCGTCACCAGCGGCATCGTCTCCGCGCTCAACCGGACCGTGTCGGTGACCGAGTCCACCACCGAGGGCCAGGGCTTCAGCGGCAACGGCGGCTTCCCCGGCTTCAACTGGGGCCAGAGCGAGTCCACGGTGACCTACTCGGCCATCCAGACCGACGCCTCGATCAATCCCGGCAACTCGGGCGGCCCGCTGCTCGACTCGTCCGGCCAGGTGATCGGCATGAACTCCTCGATCTACTCCTCCTCGAGCTCGTCGAGCTCCTCGTCCTCCGGCTCGGTCGGCCTCGGCTTCGCCATCCCGTCGGACAAGGTGGTCCAGGACGTCAAGAAGATCGAGGCGGGCCAGGGCGACTCCAGCTCGAACTCGAACTCCGACTCGAACTCCAACTCCAACTCCAACTACGGAACGTACTGA
- a CDS encoding acyl-CoA dehydrogenase family protein translates to MDAARSALLPTEEAQALLELTAELGAKELAPRAAAAEASGQFPRDAFRLLGRSGLLGLPYPEQYGGAGQPYEVYLQVVEELASSWLAVGLGVSVHTLSCHALAEYGSEEQRERWLPDMIGGDLLGAYCLSEPGHGSDAAHLVTKAQPDGGGYRIDGTKAWITHGGEADFYTVLARTGEEGPKGISAFLVDAGTEGLSAASPEHKMGMRSSTTAQMRFESVRVPEERLIGEPGQGFEIAMRALDHGRLGIAACAVGLAQAALDAATAYARERVQFGKPIIEHDAVGFILADMAARTEVGRAAYLAAARLRDKGLPFSRQAAIAKLHCTDAAMQSTVDAVQVLGGAGYTTDFPVERFLREAKVLQIVEGTNQIQRMVIARSLARG, encoded by the coding sequence ATGGATGCTGCGCGCAGCGCCCTGCTGCCCACCGAAGAGGCCCAAGCGCTGCTCGAGCTCACCGCCGAGCTCGGCGCCAAGGAGCTCGCGCCCCGCGCCGCGGCGGCCGAGGCGAGCGGTCAGTTCCCGCGCGACGCCTTCCGCCTGCTCGGCCGCTCCGGGCTGCTCGGACTGCCCTATCCGGAGCAGTACGGCGGCGCCGGCCAGCCCTACGAGGTCTACCTGCAGGTCGTCGAGGAGCTCGCCAGCAGCTGGCTGGCCGTCGGCCTCGGCGTCTCCGTGCACACCCTCTCCTGTCACGCGCTGGCCGAGTACGGCAGCGAGGAGCAGCGCGAGCGCTGGCTGCCGGACATGATCGGCGGGGACCTGCTCGGCGCGTACTGCCTGTCCGAGCCCGGGCACGGCTCGGACGCGGCGCACCTGGTCACCAAGGCCCAGCCGGACGGCGGCGGCTACCGCATCGACGGGACCAAGGCCTGGATCACCCACGGCGGCGAGGCGGACTTCTATACTGTGCTCGCGCGCACCGGTGAGGAAGGCCCGAAGGGCATCAGCGCGTTCCTCGTGGACGCCGGCACCGAGGGGCTGAGCGCGGCTTCGCCGGAGCACAAGATGGGCATGCGCTCCTCCACCACCGCCCAGATGCGTTTCGAGTCCGTGCGGGTGCCGGAAGAGCGGTTGATCGGCGAGCCCGGCCAGGGCTTCGAGATCGCCATGCGCGCGCTCGACCACGGCCGGCTCGGCATAGCCGCGTGCGCGGTCGGCCTGGCCCAGGCGGCGCTGGACGCGGCCACCGCGTACGCCCGGGAGCGGGTCCAGTTCGGCAAGCCGATCATCGAGCACGACGCCGTCGGGTTCATCCTGGCCGACATGGCCGCCCGCACCGAGGTGGGCCGGGCCGCGTACCTGGCCGCGGCCCGGCTGCGCGACAAGGGCCTGCCGTTCTCCCGGCAGGCCGCGATCGCCAAGCTGCACTGCACCGACGCGGCGATGCAGAGCACTGTCGACGCGGTGCAGGTGCTCGGCGGCGCGGGCTACACCACCGACTTCCCGGTCGAGCGGTTCCTGCGCGAGGCCAAGGTGCTGCAGATCGTCGAGGGCACCAACCAGATCCAGCGGATGGTCATCGCGCGCTCGCTCGCCCGCGGCTGA
- a CDS encoding DUF475 domain-containing protein translates to MTRGASGPRIFGFAHAVAVCALVGGYLVGRTQGLVVVALLGVLEIAVSFDNAIVNATVLARMNRYWQRMFLTVGVLIAAIGMRLVLPLVIVAIGARLTPWHAVDLAYANPTRYHDLLLAAQPGIAAYGGIFLLMIAIAFFREEREVHWWPLIERRLPSLLDHRGVPQLIALLFTAVAGLTVPGDVREKVVLGCLFGLLCHQAVKLLSDRVADAADADGASRPRATVEGRAALLLFIYLELLDATFSMDSVMGGFSVTVNIALITLGLAIGAGYIRALTVYVVRRGTLEQYRYLEHGAYYSIALLAVLLLWEIWRDVPDWITACTGAVVITAAWLTSIWAAKRQLRREAERHADSPDAEIQHFVSQKAEARNKDAA, encoded by the coding sequence ATGACACGAGGTGCGAGCGGTCCGCGCATTTTCGGCTTCGCCCACGCGGTGGCGGTCTGCGCCCTGGTCGGCGGCTACCTCGTCGGCCGCACTCAGGGCCTCGTCGTGGTGGCGCTGCTGGGTGTGCTGGAGATCGCAGTGTCCTTCGACAACGCGATCGTGAACGCGACCGTGCTGGCGCGGATGAACCGCTACTGGCAGCGGATGTTCCTGACCGTGGGCGTGCTGATCGCCGCGATCGGGATGAGGCTGGTGCTGCCGCTGGTCATCGTCGCGATCGGCGCGCGCCTGACGCCCTGGCACGCGGTCGACCTGGCGTACGCGAACCCGACCCGCTACCACGACCTGCTGCTCGCCGCCCAGCCCGGCATCGCCGCGTACGGCGGGATCTTCCTGCTGATGATCGCGATCGCGTTCTTCCGCGAGGAGCGCGAGGTGCACTGGTGGCCGCTGATCGAGCGGAGGCTGCCGAGCCTGCTCGACCACCGCGGCGTCCCGCAGCTGATCGCCTTGCTGTTCACCGCGGTCGCGGGGCTGACCGTGCCCGGCGACGTGCGCGAGAAAGTGGTCCTGGGCTGCCTGTTCGGCCTCCTGTGCCACCAGGCGGTCAAGCTGCTCTCCGACCGCGTCGCCGACGCCGCCGACGCCGACGGCGCCTCCCGCCCCCGCGCGACCGTCGAAGGCCGAGCCGCGCTGCTGCTGTTCATCTACCTCGAACTGCTCGACGCGACCTTCTCCATGGACTCGGTCATGGGCGGCTTCTCCGTGACCGTGAACATCGCGCTGATCACCCTCGGCCTCGCCATCGGCGCCGGTTACATCCGAGCCCTGACGGTCTACGTCGTACGCCGCGGCACCCTCGAGCAGTACCGGTACCTGGAACACGGCGCGTACTACTCGATCGCGCTGCTCGCCGTGCTGCTGCTGTGGGAGATCTGGCGCGACGTCCCCGACTGGATCACCGCCTGCACCGGCGCCGTGGTCATCACCGCCGCCTGGCTCACCTCGATCTGGGCCGCGAAACGCCAGCTGCGCCGCGAAGCCGAGCGCCACGCCGACTCGCCGGACGCCGAGATCCAGCACTTCGTCTCGCAGAAGGCTGAGGCGAGAAATAAGGATGCCGCCTGA
- a CDS encoding site-specific integrase yields the protein MTEGQTAGAVEEVTAAAERLCSREETSAARARQIRWFVKELRLALAHPEYRPHGPVVTAADLFRAQAVSSYLDLGRRGELRTRASRVPGAVSSPASMRVREDCLKLLARELGVPVEFGERVEQPQVREPVDAPTRSQLRAHLIERAENPPVLAAHVRLLAVIGTVLDTGARVGELCALTLADLDLEADQPAVTIVRKPQARRVAEPVTQQVTLSPGTVAALRHWLRHRQELIDEFQLGVKALWVSVAGNHAGLPAQDGHAIRRPPGMPLRPRGLQRAYTRAVVELNAELAGSVGWRPLPYRLEQLRRAVELTVDSDSDSVTTRTAARRS from the coding sequence ATGACAGAAGGTCAGACCGCCGGGGCCGTCGAAGAGGTGACCGCCGCGGCCGAACGGCTGTGCTCCCGGGAGGAGACCAGCGCCGCGCGGGCCCGGCAGATCCGCTGGTTCGTCAAGGAGCTGAGGCTCGCGCTGGCCCACCCGGAGTACCGTCCGCACGGCCCGGTCGTCACCGCCGCGGACCTGTTCCGGGCGCAGGCGGTCAGCTCGTACCTCGACCTCGGCCGCCGCGGCGAGCTGCGCACCAGGGCCAGCCGGGTGCCCGGAGCCGTCTCCAGCCCGGCGTCGATGCGGGTGCGCGAAGACTGTCTGAAGCTGCTCGCCCGGGAGCTCGGGGTGCCGGTGGAGTTCGGCGAGCGGGTGGAGCAGCCGCAGGTGCGCGAGCCGGTGGACGCGCCGACGCGTTCGCAGCTGCGCGCGCACCTGATCGAGCGGGCGGAGAACCCGCCGGTGCTCGCCGCCCACGTCCGGCTGCTCGCGGTGATCGGCACGGTGCTGGACACCGGCGCGCGGGTGGGCGAGCTGTGCGCGCTGACCCTGGCGGACCTCGACCTGGAGGCCGACCAGCCCGCGGTGACGATCGTGCGCAAGCCGCAGGCGCGCCGGGTGGCCGAGCCGGTGACGCAGCAGGTCACCCTCTCCCCCGGCACGGTCGCGGCGCTGCGGCACTGGCTGAGGCACCGTCAGGAGCTGATCGACGAGTTCCAGCTAGGGGTCAAGGCCCTGTGGGTCTCGGTGGCCGGCAACCACGCCGGCCTGCCCGCGCAGGACGGCCACGCCATCCGCCGCCCCCCGGGCATGCCCCTGCGTCCGCGGGGCTTGCAGCGTGCGTACACGCGAGCGGTGGTGGAGCTCAACGCCGAGCTCGCCGGCTCCGTCGGCTGGCGCCCCCTGCCCTACCGCCTCGAGCAGCTGCGCCGCGCCGTGGAACTCACCGTCGACTCGGACAGCGACAGCGTGACGACCAGAACCGCCGCCAGGCGCAGCTAA
- a CDS encoding Lrp/AsnC family transcriptional regulator, which translates to MEDIDLQIIRLLLEDGRMSYTDVGKATGLSTSAAHQRVRRLEQRGLIKGYRAVVDAEALGLPLTAFVSVKPFDPAAPDDVPERLSGLSEIESCHSVAGDENYILKIRVATPADLEGLLGRIRSAANVSTRTTIVLSTPFDGRTPDLPGARPIGG; encoded by the coding sequence GTGGAGGACATCGACCTACAGATCATTAGGCTCCTGCTGGAAGACGGGCGGATGAGCTACACCGACGTGGGCAAGGCCACCGGCCTGTCCACCTCGGCCGCCCACCAGCGCGTTCGCCGGCTCGAGCAGCGCGGTCTGATCAAGGGTTACCGTGCGGTGGTGGACGCCGAGGCGCTGGGCCTGCCGTTGACGGCGTTCGTCTCGGTCAAACCCTTCGACCCGGCCGCGCCGGACGACGTGCCCGAGCGGCTCTCCGGCCTGTCCGAGATCGAGTCCTGCCACTCCGTGGCGGGGGACGAGAACTACATCCTGAAGATCCGGGTGGCCACCCCGGCCGACCTGGAGGGGCTGCTCGGCCGGATCCGCTCGGCCGCGAACGTCTCGACCCGGACCACCATCGTGCTCTCCACGCCGTTCGACGGGCGCACGCCTGATCTTCCGGGAGCGCGTCCGATCGGCGGCTAA